The following proteins are co-located in the Pontiella desulfatans genome:
- a CDS encoding SEL1-like repeat protein, which translates to MKGVLGLMFAVFAGICFAEAGGDFRIFTAADGRVIEARILEYNPSRNQLRIERNNGAKVWINPGTFAVKDQPYIEEWIVGNLFCENEKFRVAAQMKKESSTGSDNVHYDVMLQNLSGFPYNDVRVEYRVYIDQKGYAGKADSKRCVGGRIDFGTLENRDKQTRSTDPESLAEVYETVTETWTDYDIYGNPIPRSSTKKRKVRQDNVQGALFRIYGPTVAGKPVMREYAIPSGFGKDVVWEDKGPPVALRTQAPPSRNAYKDAIREADKYREGKDGVKKDPKKALEILQKAFGEEANGLLAYKIGHIYLHTPAIRDLPKAEDWMLKAAELKYGYGCNVISMFYSCNRNAPFHDGAKALRFALMAVELSDSHHEIDTLACAYARTGDFGMAVKTQEKAYGLAKEANGSAKTLEMYAYRLELFRQGKAWAIGMKPKQEEN; encoded by the coding sequence ATGAAAGGTGTTCTAGGGTTGATGTTCGCGGTGTTCGCCGGCATCTGTTTCGCGGAGGCCGGTGGCGATTTCCGCATTTTCACGGCGGCGGATGGGCGCGTCATCGAGGCGCGGATTCTGGAATACAACCCCTCCCGCAACCAACTGCGCATCGAGCGCAACAACGGAGCCAAGGTGTGGATCAATCCCGGTACGTTCGCGGTGAAGGACCAGCCTTATATCGAGGAGTGGATTGTCGGGAACTTGTTTTGCGAAAATGAAAAATTCCGGGTGGCTGCCCAGATGAAGAAGGAGAGTTCAACGGGATCCGACAACGTCCATTACGACGTCATGCTGCAAAATCTAAGCGGATTCCCCTACAACGACGTGCGGGTGGAGTACCGCGTTTATATTGATCAGAAAGGCTATGCAGGAAAGGCGGATTCCAAGCGTTGCGTCGGCGGGAGGATCGACTTTGGAACTCTGGAGAACCGCGACAAACAGACCCGTAGCACGGATCCCGAATCCCTGGCGGAGGTTTATGAAACCGTTACCGAAACCTGGACGGACTACGACATATACGGAAATCCGATTCCCCGATCGAGCACCAAGAAACGGAAGGTACGGCAAGACAATGTGCAGGGTGCGCTTTTCAGGATCTATGGGCCAACGGTCGCCGGCAAACCCGTGATGCGCGAATACGCCATCCCCTCTGGCTTTGGAAAGGATGTGGTTTGGGAAGATAAGGGGCCTCCAGTCGCGCTTCGGACGCAAGCTCCTCCATCCAGGAACGCCTACAAGGATGCAATCCGGGAGGCCGATAAATACCGGGAGGGTAAGGATGGGGTGAAGAAGGATCCGAAAAAGGCGCTCGAAATCCTGCAGAAAGCCTTCGGCGAAGAAGCAAACGGTCTGCTTGCGTATAAGATTGGGCACATCTACCTGCATACGCCGGCGATCCGGGACCTGCCCAAGGCCGAGGACTGGATGCTCAAGGCAGCCGAACTGAAATATGGCTATGGCTGCAACGTCATTTCCATGTTCTATTCCTGCAACCGAAACGCCCCGTTCCACGATGGCGCCAAGGCCTTGAGGTTTGCGCTCATGGCCGTTGAGCTTAGCGATTCCCATCACGAGATCGACACCCTGGCCTGCGCCTATGCGCGGACTGGCGATTTCGGCATGGCGGTGAAGACGCAGGAAAAGGCCTATGGACTCGCGAAGGAAGCGAACGGTTCCGCCAAAACCCTCGAAATGTATGCATACCGCCTCGAACTGTTCCGCCAAGGCAAGGCCTGGGCGATCGGCATGAAGCCCAAGCAGGAAGAAAACTAA
- a CDS encoding tetratricopeptide repeat protein produces the protein MRIGSMCIMDAATTRCDDCHAKERETQRPGLPVFRASLWPLFRRMEFSLFNRRSNRSRYTTRRVGHPAYMLALLLATSIVHGDADALYRQGAAVFESDPAKACGLFVQAAEQGNVSAMVGAGHCFETGAGAAKDYAKAIAWYEKAVAQNSLKACEGLARIYASCEDPEFHDGELAVKYASAVARKNPRDADALAILAAAHARNLDFAQAVKFQSDAVRYCSLEQASGFKERIAQYKRGIPEPVAASEVWILSAADQGMPWGLYMQGRQCLEKQEEDQAVQWFERAVAAGSAEAALELGDCHWLGLGAGIDYIKAAECYATATDAGVELGEDRAERMAYFDKVWERLEHSDAEECFEEGRRNERWIDEIVSRVGNNMDKEKLKVIRAAGLKRSMYCYAIAMAKGHAPAKKEFERIQGELNKKSSTTTPSVAAKRAEPPKNPYAKEQRPSRGKAADLVDEAVQARNNGEQKAAFDLFMESYSIDPSANNGYAAYSLWHYYRKGLPGVPEDSAQAEQWQLRAADNGHPEALHSVLRTYTETDANPEAAMEYAAKLLVWPRQNYRFWDVLAQAYALNGNFPKAVEFQMRAIEALKTETERLQQRHSAQYATDLEHYQKSTLPPG, from the coding sequence ATGAGGATTGGATCGATGTGCATTATGGATGCGGCGACCACACGTTGCGACGATTGCCACGCAAAGGAACGGGAAACACAAAGACCCGGCCTGCCGGTTTTTCGTGCCTCGTTGTGGCCATTGTTCCGCCGCATGGAATTCTCACTATTTAATCGCCGGAGCAATAGAAGCCGTTACACCACGCGCCGGGTGGGGCACCCGGCCTACATGCTTGCGTTGCTACTGGCGACCAGCATCGTGCACGGCGACGCGGACGCGCTCTATAGGCAGGGCGCGGCGGTGTTCGAGTCCGACCCGGCGAAGGCGTGCGGATTGTTCGTGCAGGCGGCGGAGCAGGGGAATGTTTCGGCGATGGTCGGGGCCGGGCATTGCTTTGAAACCGGCGCCGGGGCGGCGAAGGATTATGCCAAGGCGATCGCGTGGTATGAAAAGGCCGTGGCCCAAAACTCGCTCAAGGCCTGCGAAGGGTTGGCGCGCATTTATGCGAGCTGCGAAGATCCCGAATTCCACGATGGGGAACTGGCCGTGAAATATGCCTCCGCCGTCGCCCGCAAGAATCCGCGCGATGCCGACGCGCTCGCCATTCTGGCGGCGGCCCATGCACGGAATCTGGATTTTGCCCAAGCGGTCAAGTTTCAGTCCGATGCCGTGCGGTATTGCTCGCTGGAGCAGGCGTCCGGTTTCAAGGAGCGGATTGCGCAATACAAGCGCGGCATCCCGGAGCCGGTTGCGGCTTCCGAGGTGTGGATTCTTTCCGCCGCCGACCAAGGCATGCCGTGGGGCCTGTATATGCAGGGCAGGCAGTGCCTGGAAAAGCAGGAGGAGGATCAGGCGGTGCAATGGTTCGAGCGGGCGGTGGCCGCCGGTTCGGCCGAGGCCGCCCTGGAGCTGGGCGACTGCCATTGGCTGGGCCTGGGGGCGGGGATCGATTACATCAAGGCGGCCGAGTGCTACGCAACCGCAACAGACGCGGGCGTGGAGCTGGGGGAAGACCGCGCGGAACGGATGGCATATTTCGACAAGGTCTGGGAGCGGCTGGAGCATAGCGATGCGGAGGAGTGTTTCGAGGAGGGCCGGCGCAATGAACGTTGGATCGATGAAATCGTATCGCGCGTCGGCAACAACATGGATAAGGAAAAGCTCAAGGTGATCCGCGCGGCAGGCTTGAAGCGCTCGATGTATTGCTATGCCATCGCCATGGCGAAAGGACACGCGCCGGCGAAGAAGGAATTCGAGCGGATCCAGGGCGAGCTCAATAAAAAATCCAGTACCACAACCCCGTCCGTTGCGGCAAAACGCGCGGAGCCTCCGAAGAATCCCTACGCCAAGGAGCAACGGCCCAGCCGGGGCAAGGCTGCGGATCTGGTCGACGAGGCCGTCCAGGCCCGCAACAACGGCGAGCAAAAGGCGGCGTTCGATCTGTTCATGGAATCCTATTCGATCGATCCCTCCGCCAACAACGGCTATGCCGCCTACAGCCTGTGGCACTACTACCGCAAAGGATTGCCCGGGGTTCCGGAAGATTCCGCCCAGGCCGAGCAATGGCAGCTCCGGGCGGCCGACAACGGCCACCCCGAGGCGTTGCACAGCGTGCTAAGAACCTACACCGAAACGGACGCCAACCCGGAAGCCGCCATGGAATATGCGGCCAAGTTGCTGGTCTGGCCGCGGCAGAACTACCGGTTCTGGGATGTCCTGGCGCAGGCCTACGCCCTCAACGGCAACTTCCCGAAAGCGGTCGAGTTCCAGATGCGCGCCATCGAAGCCCTCAAAACCGAAACCGAGCGTCTTCAGCAGCGGCATTCCGCGCAATACGCCACCGATCTCGAACACTACCAAAAGAGCACCCTGCCGCCCGGCTGA
- a CDS encoding SEL1-like repeat protein, protein MRIGSMCIMDAATTRCDDCHEKARETQRPGLPVFRASLWPLFRRMEFSLFNRRSNRSRYTTRRVGHPAYMLALLLATSIVHGDADALYRQGAAVFESDPAKACGLFVQAAEQGNVSAMVGAGHCFETGAGAAKDYAKAIAWYEKAVAQNSLKACEGLGRIYASCENPEFHDGEKAVKYAEACVRKNPRNGDALALLAAAYARNFDFGKALESATKASRSVDSIEQAKEIRSKIERLKADEPIPSVATEAWVFEASNRGNLWATVLMAKRYADRKGEAYNPRLAIQMCEKAIGAGKLSLYALAGDVYYFAEGSFLDLDKAAEYYKLALKHDCYEKAKTPVRVRYLKCFEWEAKNCMAAGVRARDGYTYSAEVPSGSDIYGNTTYTTTTVTVQPKPEMAAFYFALARKKGHPDALRMQSTASTGRTPSPRNAYKDAIREADKYREGKDGVKKDPKKALEILQKAFGEEANGLLAYKIGHIYLHTPAIRDLPKAEDWMLKAAELKYGYGCNVISMFYSCNRNAPFHDGAKALRFALMAVELSDSHHEIDTLACAYARTGDFGMAVKTQEKAYGLAKEANGSAKTLEMYAYRLELFRQGKAWAIGMKPKQEEN, encoded by the coding sequence ATGAGGATTGGATCGATGTGCATTATGGATGCGGCGACCACACGTTGCGACGATTGCCACGAAAAGGCACGGGAAACACAAAGACCCGGCCTGCCGGTTTTTCGTGCCTCGTTGTGGCCATTGTTCCGCCGCATGGAATTCTCACTATTTAATCGCCGGAGCAATAGAAGCCGTTACACCACGCGCCGGGTGGGGCACCCGGCCTACATGCTTGCGTTGCTACTGGCGACCAGCATCGTGCACGGCGACGCGGATGCGCTCTATAGGCAGGGCGCGGCGGTGTTCGAGTCCGACCCGGCGAAGGCGTGCGGATTGTTCGTGCAGGCGGCGGAGCAAGGGAATGTTTCGGCGATGGTCGGGGCCGGGCATTGCTTTGAAACCGGCGCCGGGGCGGCGAAGGATTATGCCAAGGCGATCGCGTGGTATGAAAAGGCCGTGGCCCAAAACTCGCTCAAGGCCTGCGAAGGCCTCGGCCGGATTTATGCGAGTTGCGAAAATCCCGAATTCCACGATGGCGAAAAGGCGGTCAAATATGCCGAGGCCTGTGTTCGAAAGAATCCGCGCAACGGCGACGCGCTTGCTCTCTTGGCCGCAGCGTATGCGCGGAATTTCGACTTCGGCAAAGCACTGGAGTCGGCGACCAAGGCTTCCCGTAGTGTGGATAGCATTGAGCAGGCGAAGGAGATCCGCAGTAAAATCGAACGCCTGAAGGCCGACGAGCCGATTCCTTCGGTCGCCACGGAAGCGTGGGTGTTCGAGGCCTCGAACCGCGGCAACCTTTGGGCAACGGTACTCATGGCCAAGCGATATGCGGATCGAAAGGGTGAAGCATACAATCCAAGGTTGGCCATTCAGATGTGCGAGAAAGCCATTGGCGCCGGAAAGTTGTCGCTGTATGCCTTGGCGGGGGATGTCTATTATTTCGCTGAGGGATCGTTCCTCGATCTGGACAAAGCGGCTGAATACTACAAATTGGCACTGAAACACGACTGCTATGAAAAGGCTAAAACACCCGTTCGGGTAAGGTATCTTAAATGCTTCGAGTGGGAGGCGAAAAACTGCATGGCGGCGGGAGTCAGAGCCCGGGATGGATACACCTACTCGGCGGAAGTGCCTTCCGGCTCCGATATCTATGGGAACACGACGTATACAACGACCACGGTAACCGTTCAGCCGAAACCCGAGATGGCAGCGTTTTATTTTGCCTTGGCTCGAAAAAAGGGTCATCCGGACGCGCTTCGGATGCAATCGACGGCTTCTACTGGGCGAACTCCTTCACCGAGGAACGCCTACAAGGATGCAATCCGGGAGGCCGATAAATATCGGGAGGGTAAGGATGGGGTGAAGAAGGATCCGAAAAAGGCGCTCGAAATCCTGCAGAAAGCCTTCGGCGAAGAAGCAAACGGTCTGCTTGCGTATAAGATTGGGCACATCTACCTGCATACGCCGGCGATCCGGGACCTGCCCAAGGCCGAGGACTGGATGCTCAAGGCAGCCGAACTGAAATATGGCTATGGCTGCAACGTCATTTCCATGTTCTATTCCTGCAACCGAAACGCCCCGTTCCACGATGGCGCCAAGGCCTTGAGGTTTGCGCTCATGGCCGTTGAGCTTAGCGATTCCCATCACGAGATCGACACCCTGGCCTGCGCCTATGCGCGGACTGGCGATTTCGGCATGGCGGTGAAGACGCAGGAAAAGGCCTATGGACTCGCGAAGGAAGCGAACGGTTCCGCCAAAACCCTCGAAATGTATGCATACCGCCTCGAACTGTTCCGCCAAGGCAAGGCCTGGGCGATCGGCATGAAGCCCAAGCAGGAAGAAAACTAA